In Solanum pennellii chromosome 7, SPENNV200, the following are encoded in one genomic region:
- the LOC107024800 gene encoding B3 domain-containing protein Os04g0386900-like has product MARTRLSHPYQGGSSSEQVPNQQGEFIMTESIGSTEINNDEVLPLSDKPYVGMVLTKSSIKPIYSLYLPKKMSKELPFAGAPAVLSYGGKKWNLIYGGAKTKYKFSTGWKTFADDNNLKEGDGLVFELSECNSDKIEFKIQILREDFPAELVPEDVEGINTDNPIIID; this is encoded by the exons ATGGCACGAACTCGTCTCTCTCATCCTTACCAG GGTGGATCCTCTTCTGAACAAGTTCCAAACCAACAAGGTGAATTCATCATGACTGAAAGCATTGGAAGTACAGAAATCAACAATGATGAAGTTTTGCCACTTTCTGATAAACCCTATGTTGGTATGGTTCTTACTAAGAGCAGTATCAAACCCATCTACAGTTTG TACTTACCCAAGAAAATGAGCAAAGAGCTTCCTTTTGCTGGAGCCCCTGCAGTCCTTTCTTATGGTGGAAAGAAGTGGAACTTGATTTATGGTGGAGCCAAAACTAAATACAAATTTAGTACTGGATGGAAAACTTTTGCGGATGATAACAATCTAAAAGAGGGGGATGGACTTGTGTTTGAACTCTCAGAGTGCAACTCTGACAAAATCGAATTCAAGATTCAGATTCTAAGAGAAGATTTTCCAGCTGAATTGGTTCCTGAAGATGTGGAGGGTATAAACACTGACAACCCAATAATAATTGATTGA